The following coding sequences lie in one Musa acuminata AAA Group cultivar baxijiao chromosome BXJ3-1, Cavendish_Baxijiao_AAA, whole genome shotgun sequence genomic window:
- the LOC103996638 gene encoding uncharacterized protein LOC103996638, translating to MVFNHNDQSLADHMADQFSCEDVRHLACDDQHPPFNEDSRCESIPTKSPASGNTSEMPSGNGKRPLCGDGACLAANKRSKQANHNVQSSSFEEIGFSASEEMPAVAAEDLKLKGQGTAPVTEDLAIQATCSHWFTQGTSQEIGLDPHVRLPSYPSYFGDSCQVAKFDEDEEIFSPDFNYFKQKHVAIGMDHQADIPELRSHEFKNHIRDYHDCSPPLTPVTSSSSCDDLIIDGGVSDKWLGAPVMPMPDSTLLASDGVVLHHNTDCSCPDEGSIRCLRQHVMEAREKLMRKLGQERFVGLGFGDMGEVVAQKWTEEEEQLFHEVVLSNPASLGKNFWEKLPQVFPARSSKELVSYYFNVYMLRKRAAQNRLELLHVDSDNDEWQESDDAEFATEEEDEIDSVVDSPLADEGAVSGEEDDPEEAGITEKIDDIEDSDYCTFSRPNEKWSWHDVKGCTTGESNLFSSVQFTRSNSNHCSEEQDIQDHSCTSYEGQHNVADICDPVDIFHFQRGLIGDHENLHKEYQNNGFSGLTDNSFFCGHHNLKAWDLSYSSGTEKEDFLSTCDVIDEVFGEEPWESENLS from the exons ATGGTATTTAACCATAATGATCAGTCTCTTGCTGATCACATGGCTGACCAATTTTCTTGTGAAGATGTAAGACATTTGGCTTGTGATGATCAACATCCACCATTTAATGAAGATTCTCGGTGTGAATCTATCCCTACCAAATCACCAGCTTCAG GCAACACCAGTGAAATGCCATCAGGCAATGGCAAACGACCTCTTTGTGGTGATGGGGCTTGCCTCGCTGCAAACAAGCGCTCGAAGCAAGCGAACCACAATGTGCAATCGAGTTCATTTGAAGAAATTGGCTTCAGTGCCTCTGAAGAGATGCCAGCAG TTGCTGCTGAGGACTTAAAGTTGAAGGGTCAAGGAACTGCTCCTGTCACTGAGGACCTTGCTATTCAGGCAACTTGCAGCCACTGGTTCACACAGGGTACTAGCCAAGAAATTGGTTTGGACCCACATGTTAGGCTGCCTTCTTATCCTAGTTACTTTGGAGATTCTTGTCAAGTAGCCAAGTTTGATGAGGATGAAGAGATCTTTTCACctgattttaattatttcaaaCAGAAGCATGTTGCTATTGGAATGGATCATCAGGCTGATATTCCAGAGTTACGATCCCATGAATTTAAGAACCATATAAGGGATTATCATGATTGTTCTCCTCCACTGACCCCAGTGACAAGTTCATCATCATGTGATGATCTTATAATTGATGGAGGTGTCAGTGATAAATGGCTTGGGGCACCTGTAATGCCTATGCCTGATTCTACTTTATTGGCTTCAGATGGTGTAGTCTTACACCATAATACAGACTGTAGCTGCCCAGATGAGGGTTCAATCAGATGCCTGAGACAGCATGTGATGGAAGCTAGAGAAAAGCTTATGCGAAAACTGGGGCAGGAGAGGTTTGTGGGCTTGGGTTTCGGTGATATGGGTGAGGTTGTAGCTCAAAAATGGACTGAAGAGGAGGAACAACTATTCCATGAAGTTGTGTTGTCAAATCCTGCATCACTGGGCAAGAATTTCTGGGAGAAACTGCCTCAGGTGTTTCCTGCTCGAAGTAGTAAAGAACTAGTAAGCTACTATTTTAATGTATACATGTTGCGAAAGCGGGCTGCACAGAATAGGTTGGAACTGCTTCATGTAGACAGCGATAATGATGAATGGCAAGAAAGTGATGATGCTGAATTTGCAACGGAAGAGGAAGATGAAATAGATTCTGTGGTGGATTCTCCTCTTGCAGATGAAGGTGCTGTTTCTGGTGAAGAAGATGATCCTGAGGAAGCAGGTATAACGGAAAAAATTGATGATATAGAGGATTCCGATTATTGCACCTTTTCTAGGCCAAATGAAAAATGGTCCTGGCATGATGTGAAAGGATGTACTACTGGTGAGTCGAACCTTTTTTCTAGCGTGCAGTTTACCAGAAGCAATTCGAACCATTGTTCTGAGGAGCAAGACATTCAGGACCATTCATGCACATCCTATGAGGGTCAGCACAATGTAGCTGATATCTGTGATCCTGTTGATATTTTTCACTTCCAGCGTGGCTTGATTGGGGACCATGAAAACTTGCATAAAGAGTATCAGAACAATGGTTTTAGTGGGTTAACAGATAACAGTTTCTTCTGTGGTCATCACAACCTAAAAGCTTGGGACTTGAGTTATAGCTCTGGAACAGAGAAAGAGGACTTCCTATCAACATGCGATGTGATAGATGAGGTATTTGGAGAAGAACCTTGGGAAAGTGAAAACCTGTCATAG